One genomic region from Prunus persica cultivar Lovell chromosome G3, Prunus_persica_NCBIv2, whole genome shotgun sequence encodes:
- the LOC18788026 gene encoding gibberellin 2-beta-dioxygenase 2: protein MVVPSPSPIRTKKTKAVGIPTIDLSNYNRSKLSEQIVEACEEYGFFKVVNHGIPKEVIERMEAQGADFFAKPAMEKQRAGPACPFGYGCKNIGRNGDMGELEYLLLQTDPLSVSERSNAISNEPTKFNCAVNDYTEAVKELACEILDLVGEGLWVSDKSVFSRFIRDVQSDSILRLNHYPAVKDPSPKQQLHPYGNNNRIGFGEHSDPQILTILRSNNVGGLQISLHDGLWVPVPPDPNHFFVMVGDALQALTNGRLVSVRHRALANSVMKPRMSMVYFGAPPLNAWMSPLPEMVSPEKPSLYKPFTWGDYKKAAYTTRLGDSRLDLFKINNNNHTCNDQIPCPCLDNLVQ from the exons ATGGTTGTACCATCTCCTTCACCAATACGAACCAAGAAAACCAAGGCAGTAGGAATTCCTACAATCGATCTATCAAATTACAATAGGTCAAAGCTGTCGGAACAAATTGTCGAGGCCTGTGaagagtatggtttcttcAAGGTGGTGAACCACGGCATCCCGAAAGAGGTCATTGAGAGAATGGAAGCACAAGGTGCTGATTTTTTCGCCAAACCCGCCATGGAGAAGCAACGAGCAGGCCCGGCTTGTCCTTTTGGTTATGGCTGCAAAAACATTGGCCGCAATGGTGACATGGGAGAGCTTGAATACCTTCTCCTTCAAACCGAtcctctctctgtttctgaGAGATCCAATGCCATCTCCAACGAGCCTACAAAATTCAA CTGTGCAGTAAATGATTACACAGAAGCAGTTAAGGAATTGGCATGTGAGATTCTTGATCTGGTGGGTGAGGGGCTATGGGTTTCAGACAAGTCTGTGTTCAGTAGGTTCATCAGAGACGTCCAGAGTGACTCAATTCTGAGGCTTAATCACTATCCTGCGGTCAAGGACCCATCACCAAAACAACAGCTTCATCCGTATGGTAACAATAATAGGATTGGCTTTGGAGAGCATTCTGACCCTCAGATCTTGACCATCCTAAGATCCAACAACGTGGGGGGCCTTCAGATTTCACTGCATGATGGCTTGTGGGTTCCCGTCCCTCCTGACCCCAATCACTTCTTTGTAATGGTTGGTGATGCCTTACAG GCTTTGACGAATGGGAGGTTAGTAAGTGTGAGACATAGGGCATTGGCAAACTCAGTCATGAAGCCAAGGATGTCGATGGTGTACTTTGGGGCACCACCCCTAAATGCATGGATGTCTCCACTTCCGGAAATGGTGTCCCCGGAGAAGCCCAGCCTCTACAAGCCCTTCACATGGGGCGATTACAAGAAAGCAGCATACACTACACGATTGGGAGATTCACGTCTCGACCTTTTCaagattaataataataatcacacCTGCAACGATCAAATTCCATGTCCATGCTTGGACAATCTTgtacaataa